GGTGGTGAGCCAGCCTTCGCGTTGGTTAGACCTCCAGGTCATCACGCTGGGAAAGATATGCGATGGGGTTTCTGCTATTTCAACAACATAGCTATATCGGTGCAGAGATTACTTCGGCGTGGGGTTGTAAAAAAAGCAGTCATAGTTGACTTCGACCTCCACTTCGGGGATGGAACCGACAACATATTCCGGAATGTGTCTGAGGTATCATATTTTCACCTCCCAGAAAATAACAGCCTGGAGGCGTTGGGCGGTTATCTTGACTCTAGGGAAGGCTACGAGATAATCGCTGTTTCAGCAGGATTCGATAGACATCGCGATGATTGGGGAGGCATACTCAGCACTGAGGATTACAAGTCTATAGGCGAAATTTTAAAAGAATATTCCAAGAAATGTTGGGGGCGTGTCTTCGCGGTGCTTGAAGGAGGATACAACAATGAGGTTCTCGGCAAGAATGTCAGGGCATTCCTGGAAGGTTTAGGATAGACACAGCATAGTCACCAAAAACAGGGTATATTGCAGATCCCAGTTTAAGGTATACTCCACCATGAGTGGGGCTTCTACAACTCAGATATCGAGCAGAAGCTGAGGCTCTCCATCTTGGACATCGAATACGTCTGGCCTAGGCATCTGACTGTTTGGAGTTGCAAATTACACGTAATCCTTAATTAGCAGCTCCTTTTACTAGGAGCAGTAAAGTGGCGAATAAACCAGAAAACCTCCACTATGCTGGGGCTGTGGGCTAGTTTGGTCTACGCTTGGTGGCTTGGGCCCACCAGATCGCCGGTTCAAAAGGTGCAACCTGGAAGTCCGGCCAGCCCCACCATACTATTGTATCCTGAGAAAGTTTTTTATTTAGGATGCCGCATTAAGCGGGCTGAGAGATGTAAAATGGGGTATCATTTTATTTGCGAGTAAATTTGCGGACAGAATAAGACTTTTTGACACTACGCTGAGGGATGGCGAGCAGACGCCAGGTGTCTCATTAAGCCCAGAGGATAAGTTAAGGATAGCGAAGGCGCTAGACGAGTTTGGAGTGGACGTCATAGAGGGCGGCTTCGCGAGAGTTTCTAAAGGAGATTTCTTAGCGCTTCAAATGATGGCGAGAGAAGGTCTCAGGGCGGAGGTCTGTAGTATGAGCCGCGGTGTTGAGGAAGACATAAAAGCTGCCGCTGATTGTGGAGCTCAAAGTATACATTTGGTACTTCCTACCTCAGAACTCCACCTCAAACACAAGCTTAAAAAAAGCACGGGAGAACTCCTCCAGCTGGCAACCGAGTGCGTGAAGTATGCAAAGAAGCTGGGGTTAATAGTTGAGCTTTCCGCCGAGGACGGCTCAAGATCTGATATGGCGTTTCTCAAAGAGTTCTTTTCAACAGGTCTTTCCGCGGGCGCAGATAGACTTTGCCTCTGCGATACTGTGGGCTGTCTAACTCCTGAACGCTCCTACGAGATGGTCTCAGACCTCAAAGCGTCTTTAAAGGCGCCTCTAAGTATCCACTGTCACGATGACTTTGGGATGGCTGTTGCCAATTCCGTTGCGGCTTTAAAGGCTGGCGCAGATCAAGTGCATGTCACAGTAAACGGTCTAGGTGAGCGAGCCGGTAATGCTGCATTAGAGGAGGTTGTCATGAGTCTACTCTGCCTCTCAAATGTGAAATTAAATGTGGACACGGCGAAGCTTTACAGTCTATCCAGGCTAGTCTCCAGATTGACTGGTGTTGCTATACCGCCCAACAAGGCTATTGTAGGTGATAACGCGTTCGCCCACGAGTCTGGGATTCACACACACGGCGTCTTAGCTAATCCCCTAACCTATGAACCGATCTCTCCAGAGATAGTGGGTGTGCGGAGGAGGTTGCTGGTAGGTAAACATGCCGGGCTTCACGGTGTGAGGGCTCTACTAGATCAAATGGGCCTACACCCGACACAGGAGCAATTACTTGAAATCTTCAAAAGAGTTAAGGATCTCGGTGACAGGGGCAAGAAGGTGAGTGAGCCTGACCTGCAGGCTATAGCCGAGACTGTAATGGGCATCCCCCCTCTCAGACCCATAAAACTGAAAGAGCTCACAGTCATAACTGGTGATAAGATAACTCCGACAGCGTCAGTCAAACTTGAAGTTTTTAATAAGGTATTTGTAGAGTCAGGTGTGGGGGTGGGCCCTGTGGACGCTGCTATAAACGCGATAAAGAAAGTTGGGGCAGCTGTCGCCGAGATAGAACTGGACGACTATTATGTAAAATCGATCACAGGAGGTACCGATGCCGCTGTGGAGGTAGCTTTGAGGCTCAGGAAGAGAGATCGGACGGCCACGGCTATTGGAACGCGAAGTGACATAGTTATGGCTAGCGTAGAGGCATTCGTAAGTGGGATGAACTTCCTTATGGCCAACTATTCAGATCAAAGCGGCAAGACAACCAATCAAACTTAACCTTAACTCTCTTTTCCCCTCTAATTTTGGGTTTTTAGCCACTAGGTTTGCCGCGTCGCTTGGGTGACACACGGTTGCATAGAATTTATTGGTAGCAGAGCGGTGGACGTTAAACTCATTTAAAATGGCGTAGCTTATTACTACTGGTTGGTGTTGTGTTCTTGGGCTCAATCGTAGGTCTTATAGACAGAGAAGGGTTTGGTGTCGGCGAAAAAATCGTTGAGATGTTACGTATCTTACAACATAGAGGCCCAGACGCGTTTGGAGTAGCTTCGGAGGATACTTTTCAGGTGGAGAAGAGCCTTGAAGATTTAGATGTAAGAGAAGTGGATGCGCCGATAGCTGTCGGGTGCAATGCTCTGAATCTTACAGACAAACCTGGAGAGATGGAAATTCCTGTCTACAGCATAGATGGCATCGTGAAAGTGCAGGAGGGGGAAGTCTATAGCGAAGCCCCAGTCTTCAAGCAGAAAGACGATCTCTCCTCAGAGTGTGTGAAGGTTGCCAGAGATTTGAGAGGTGCGTATGCCTTCGCGCTTCTATGTGGAGATAAAATCTACCTTACTTGCGATTCTATTGGGGCCAAACCAATATTCCTCGGAGAGAACGATAGGTATGTTGGTTTCGCCTCGGAGAGGAAGGCACTCTGGAGAGTCGGAATCAACAACACCCGCATAATCCAAGCTGGCACCGTCGCCGTTTTGGGCGCTGGGGGGATATCAACCCTACCAGCTCCTCCGATAGTGGAGGGCGCTTTAAGATATTTTGACATGGAGAGCGCGGTCAAGGAAGTTCAGCCGGTGCTCAAGGCTGCCTGTAAAGTTAGAGTTTACCCCGAGGCTAAGAGAATTGGCGTACTCTTCTCAGGTGGGCTTGACAGTTCCCTCATAGCCTACGTGCTCCGTGAGTTAGGTTTGGAGGTCGTGCTCTATGTCGGTGGGCTTGATGGCTCCTGTGATGTTGAGGCAGCTCGCTGTTCAGCCGATGAGTTAGGTTTCGAGTTACGTGAGGCTTCTATCTCTTTAGATGAATTCGAAGAGTGCATATGTAGGGTGGTGTATGCGATTGAAAGCTTCAACTCTGTAAATGTGGGTGTGGCTCTCCCTATCTACTTAGCCTCTCGAATGGCGCGGGAGGATGGGTTGAGGCTTTGCTTCTCAGGTCAGGGGTGTGATGAACTTTTTGGGGGCTACTCTCGATATCTTAATGTTCTAAGTGAGAGCGGCTACGAAGGTCTACAAGCCGTTTTGTGGCGCGATGTTGGAAGGCTGAGTGAGGGGGCGCAGAGAGATGGGGCTGCTGCTCTTGCAAACAGCGTCGAGTTGAGGAGTCCTTTCATAGATCGCGACCTAATCGATGTTGTAATGGGCATCTCACCGGAACTGAAGGTGGCAGGAACCAACGATAAACTTAGAAAACTGGTTCTGCGTAGGCTCGCAAAGGAGTTAGGTCTACCTGAATCAATCGTTGTAAGGGTTAAGAAAGCAGCGCAGTATGGCTCTGGGGCTGAGAAAGCATTAAAAATGCTAGCTAAAGAGAAAGGATTTAGTGTGGATTCTATGTTGCAGAAAATATATGTCAAATTTAAATATATGGTTGAAAGATGCGTAAATGTTCCACAACTAAGGGATGCATGGTTGTTAACGTGAGTATACACTTCAGCAGGTGGGTTAAGTGCCCATAATAGAGATGGATTACATCTGGTTGAACGGAAGGTTAGTTCCGTGGAAAGACGCAAAAATACATGTCCTCACTCATGCACTCCACTACGGCAGCGGAGTCTTTGAAGGCATAAGATGCTACGATACCAGTGAAGGGCCTGCAGTCTTCAGGCTTGACGACCATCTTAAGAGGCTGTGGAATTCAGCGGCAGCCTTCTTCATGAAGATCCCTTACACGATAGGTGAGCTACACGAGGCAGTCGTCTCGCTTATAAGAGCTAACAAACTCCATGAATGCTACATCAGACCAATAGCCTATTTTGGGTACAGTGAGATGGGTTTAAACCCCACCGGCAACCCTGTAGAAGTAGCTATAGCCGCTTGGCCTTGGGGGGCATACCTGGGCGATAAAGCTATGAGCAAAGGGGCTAGGGCGAAGATCTCCTCGTATAGGCGGATACCTCCATTCTCACTACCTCCAGGGGCGAAATCTACAGGCCAATACTTGAACTCGATACTTGCAAAACTTGAAGCTTTAAGGAACGGGTGCGATGAAGCTATAATGCTGGACTCACGAGGGTTTGTAGCTGAAGGCCCAGGAGAAAATATATTTATTGTCAAAGATGGCGTCCTTTACACGCCGTCAGCCAAGGCTGGGATACTACTTGGAATAACCCGAGACAGTGTAATAAAAATGGCCAACGATCTCGGTTACCATGTCAGAGAAGACGATGTGACAGTGGATATGTTGCTGGCGGCTGATGAGGCGTTCTTCACGGGGACAGCCACAGAAGTAGCGCCAATATGTGAAGTCGACGGTAAGAGGGTTGGTAAAGGGATTCCAGGATCAATAACTGTGACGATTCAGAAATTGTATAAGGACGTCACTAAAGGTCTCAAAAAGGAGTATGATCATTGGCTTACACACATCTAATCGGCGGCGGGTTAGATGATGTCTGCCGTTGCTACATGATCTTGGTATGTGAGCCTCAAAGGTGCAAGGCTGGAAGTTTGCCGCTTTGGGTGAGCTTGGAAGTATAAATTGCGGTCAGAATTGTCACTGTCGGCTTATGAATGCGATTTTTTTATGTATATTTTGAAGGTTAAACCCGCCTGATTTTCTCGGAAAAATAATACGTTCTACCTCCACGTCTAAACATGTGTGGGCGGATATGGCTTATTTTTGGTAGAAAGACAAAAATCTGAGTTAGAAACTTGAGTTTAGGGAGAAGGTTGTCTAAAACTTCAGAGTCTCCCAAGTCAGAGGATAAATTTTCACAGAGTTTGGTTAAGATAGGTAAAGAGGCGACTAAGCTTATAGAAACAGGAATAGACGGCCTCGACAGTGCCCTCGGCGGAGGGCTGCCTGACAGTACTCTTTTCCTCGTCATAGGAGAGGCTGGATCTCATTATGAGACCTTCGTTCAGCAGATCCTATATAACCATGCCCTTCGAGGTGGAAAGGTTGCGTATTACACAATTGAGATCTCTAGTTTAGACATTAGAGATGATATGGCAATATACGGGTGGGATGTAGATAAACTTCCTGATGATTCATGGATCTTCGTAAATGTCCAAACGCCTGACTTACAAGAGCTATCCCAGCTTGCAGCTATCCCAATCGAGGGCCACAGAATACCTCTATCCACAACTCTAACTTCATTGAAAAGCGACTTTTTGTCTAGGGCTAAAGGGGGTAGGTGGACAGCTATGCATATGTCTCACCTCCTTCTCCGCTACGATTTTCGCGACGTCCTCGACACCGTGTTATACATGCGATTGGTTGTCCGGCACTATCACGGGCTACATTTTATAGTTGTGCCCAGAGGAATACATGAAGATCAGAAGATAAACGCCATTAAACATCTTGTTGACGGTGTGGTGGAGTTCTCCATGCAGGAGAGGGCTAGAGAGTATGAAGGCTCTTTGACCATTAGAAAATTGAGGAAAGTGCTCCATAGAACTAGAACATTCCCGTTCATAGTTTCAGAAAAGGGAATAGTTGTTGAACGGGCTGAGAGGATTATCTAATAGTAGCAGGAGGTCTATAAGGTAGCAGGGATAAATATTATCGAAACAGGGTCAATTGGGAGATTAAGGCGGATTCAGCTGGCGGTCTGATTTGAAACGGCTATTAAAATTGGGAGAAAAGAAGGCTGAGAAGAAAATCGATGAGAGAAAGGAGAAAGCTGAATCTCCCGCCCCACCTTTACCACCGAACCTCAGAATAATTAGCATCAACAATGTTATCCCTCCATATACCCATGTAGCCGTCACAAGGGATGCAGAGGGCAAGCTAGGTTACGTGGTGATAGAGCCCCACCTATCCGACTATGAACTAAACGTAATAAATAGAATCCGAGAGATCCTTGTTGAAGAGTTAGATTTAGCCGCAGGTGAGCTGGGCACTCCAGCGAAACGTGAAGAGTTCCTTAAAGGCAAAGTTCAGGACATCATCAATAGGTATAAGATAAAGCTCGACCCTGAATCGGTGGATAAAGTAATCTACTACCTGATACGGGACTTTGTTTATTTGGGTAAGATCGAGCCATTCATGCGCGATCACATGATAGAAGACATCTCCTGCGATGCACCCAATGTGCCCATATACATCTGGCATCGCGAGTATGAGTCGTTGCCCACGAACATAACCTTCGAGCCTGAGGAGCTCAACAAATTCGTAGTGAAGTTGGCTTACCTAGCTGGTCGTCATATCTCGGTAGCCCAGCCGATTGTTGACGGATCCCTTCCAGATGGTAGCAGGATCAATTTAACCTTCGGGTCGGAGGTCACTAAGAAAGGTAGTAGCTTCACCATCCGCAAATTCAGAGCTGACCCCTTGACGATAACCGACCTCATCGCTTTCAACACGATCTCCGCGGAGATAGGCGCCTATCTATGGTTTCTCATCGAGAACA
The Candidatus Bathyarchaeia archaeon DNA segment above includes these coding regions:
- a CDS encoding histone deacetylase family protein, whose amino-acid sequence is MKIVYHENFCVVYTDDPAAKPGRIESIRDALQGVFDFVEPSPASEEDLCLVHTPAHIELVKHQRLVYEVALLAVGGAVKAGELAAGGEPAFALVRPPGHHAGKDMRWGFCYFNNIAISVQRLLRRGVVKKAVIVDFDLHFGDGTDNIFRNVSEVSYFHLPENNSLEALGGYLDSREGYEIIAVSAGFDRHRDDWGGILSTEDYKSIGEILKEYSKKCWGRVFAVLEGGYNNEVLGKNVRAFLEGLG
- a CDS encoding 2-isopropylmalate synthase — protein: MLFASKFADRIRLFDTTLRDGEQTPGVSLSPEDKLRIAKALDEFGVDVIEGGFARVSKGDFLALQMMAREGLRAEVCSMSRGVEEDIKAAADCGAQSIHLVLPTSELHLKHKLKKSTGELLQLATECVKYAKKLGLIVELSAEDGSRSDMAFLKEFFSTGLSAGADRLCLCDTVGCLTPERSYEMVSDLKASLKAPLSIHCHDDFGMAVANSVAALKAGADQVHVTVNGLGERAGNAALEEVVMSLLCLSNVKLNVDTAKLYSLSRLVSRLTGVAIPPNKAIVGDNAFAHESGIHTHGVLANPLTYEPISPEIVGVRRRLLVGKHAGLHGVRALLDQMGLHPTQEQLLEIFKRVKDLGDRGKKVSEPDLQAIAETVMGIPPLRPIKLKELTVITGDKITPTASVKLEVFNKVFVESGVGVGPVDAAINAIKKVGAAVAEIELDDYYVKSITGGTDAAVEVALRLRKRDRTATAIGTRSDIVMASVEAFVSGMNFLMANYSDQSGKTTNQT
- a CDS encoding asparagine synthetase B — translated: MGSIVGLIDREGFGVGEKIVEMLRILQHRGPDAFGVASEDTFQVEKSLEDLDVREVDAPIAVGCNALNLTDKPGEMEIPVYSIDGIVKVQEGEVYSEAPVFKQKDDLSSECVKVARDLRGAYAFALLCGDKIYLTCDSIGAKPIFLGENDRYVGFASERKALWRVGINNTRIIQAGTVAVLGAGGISTLPAPPIVEGALRYFDMESAVKEVQPVLKAACKVRVYPEAKRIGVLFSGGLDSSLIAYVLRELGLEVVLYVGGLDGSCDVEAARCSADELGFELREASISLDEFEECICRVVYAIESFNSVNVGVALPIYLASRMAREDGLRLCFSGQGCDELFGGYSRYLNVLSESGYEGLQAVLWRDVGRLSEGAQRDGAAALANSVELRSPFIDRDLIDVVMGISPELKVAGTNDKLRKLVLRRLAKELGLPESIVVRVKKAAQYGSGAEKALKMLAKEKGFSVDSMLQKIYVKFKYMVERCVNVPQLRDAWLLT
- a CDS encoding branched-chain amino acid transaminase, whose product is MPIIEMDYIWLNGRLVPWKDAKIHVLTHALHYGSGVFEGIRCYDTSEGPAVFRLDDHLKRLWNSAAAFFMKIPYTIGELHEAVVSLIRANKLHECYIRPIAYFGYSEMGLNPTGNPVEVAIAAWPWGAYLGDKAMSKGARAKISSYRRIPPFSLPPGAKSTGQYLNSILAKLEALRNGCDEAIMLDSRGFVAEGPGENIFIVKDGVLYTPSAKAGILLGITRDSVIKMANDLGYHVREDDVTVDMLLAADEAFFTGTATEVAPICEVDGKRVGKGIPGSITVTIQKLYKDVTKGLKKEYDHWLTHI
- a CDS encoding ATPase domain-containing protein, which translates into the protein MVKIGKEATKLIETGIDGLDSALGGGLPDSTLFLVIGEAGSHYETFVQQILYNHALRGGKVAYYTIEISSLDIRDDMAIYGWDVDKLPDDSWIFVNVQTPDLQELSQLAAIPIEGHRIPLSTTLTSLKSDFLSRAKGGRWTAMHMSHLLLRYDFRDVLDTVLYMRLVVRHYHGLHFIVVPRGIHEDQKINAIKHLVDGVVEFSMQERAREYEGSLTIRKLRKVLHRTRTFPFIVSEKGIVVERAERII
- a CDS encoding type II/IV secretion system ATPase subunit, giving the protein MKRLLKLGEKKAEKKIDERKEKAESPAPPLPPNLRIISINNVIPPYTHVAVTRDAEGKLGYVVIEPHLSDYELNVINRIREILVEELDLAAGELGTPAKREEFLKGKVQDIINRYKIKLDPESVDKVIYYLIRDFVYLGKIEPFMRDHMIEDISCDAPNVPIYIWHREYESLPTNITFEPEELNKFVVKLAYLAGRHISVAQPIVDGSLPDGSRINLTFGSEVTKKGSSFTIRKFRADPLTITDLIAFNTISAEIGAYLWFLIENKASIIVSGGTATGKTTFLNCLAMFIRPELKIVTIEDTAELNIPQENLIQALTRSGFGIAGKAAEITLFDLLKNAMRQRPDYIIVGEIRGEEAYTLLQAITTGHGGLSSMHADSVQSAIYRLESEPMKIPRNFIAAINAIIILGRPHAEERAARRLLTCTEIMGMDPETKHLLTNTIYQWDAERDDFVHTGTSNFVKRVMAKKSLTEAVVNEDLGMKSTILRWMVENNIRRHSEVADIIRQFYFNPERLYSKAKFGLKT